One window from the genome of Osmerus eperlanus chromosome 1, fOsmEpe2.1, whole genome shotgun sequence encodes:
- the il10 gene encoding LOW QUALITY PROTEIN: interleukin-10 (The sequence of the model RefSeq protein was modified relative to this genomic sequence to represent the inferred CDS: substituted 3 bases at 3 genomic stop codons) — MTPYSSLLSFLAALCMCGHALTSRVVCSDRCCSFVEDFPARLKELRASFSKIRDYYVSTTALLVQCVCCFCQNKSNFYRHHLFRACLHLGCLHGSGAVRCLYDWDLXXCNLFFLQEANDELENSLLNDSFENSLQTPSGCHIMDNLLKFYLDTVLPKAISGTTNDNDFKSPIDSIGNILNDLKKELMQCRHYFSCKKPFDITEFISTYNKMQNKGLYKAMGELDLFFNHIETYLASKRRKHXSLTVPLSLTFITLTGVVLIVLSVTLMKNKDTTLFLSMAASLYQHTANLFFV; from the exons ATGACTCCATACTCTTCACTCTTGTCTTTCCTGGCtgcactgtgtatgtgtggccaTGCCCTCACCTCTCGTGTGGTGTGCTCTGACCGCTGCTGCTCCTTTGTAGAGGACTTCCCTGCTAGGCTCAAGGAGCTGCGTGCATCCTTCTCCAAGATCAGAGACTACTATGTAAGTACTACAGCACTATTagtccagtgtgtgtgctgcttttGTCAGAACAAATCTAATTTCTACAGGCATCATCTGTTCAGAGCATGTCTCCATCTAGGCTGTCTTCATGGAAGTGGTGCAGTGAGATGTCTCTATGACTGGGATTTGTAATAATGCAATTTGTTCTTTTTGCAGGAAGCCAATGATGAACTGGAGAATTCCCTCCTAaacgacagttttgaaaacagtcttCAA ACTCCGTCTGGATGTCACATTATGGACAACCTATTGAAGTTCTATCTGGACACTGTGTTGCCAAAAGCTATCAGCGGAACGACGAATGATAACGATTTCAAATCTCCCATCGACTCCATTGGAAACATACTTAACGATCTCAAGAAGGAGCTTATGCAATGT AGACATTATTTTTCCTGCAAGAAACCATTTGACATTACAGAGTTCATTTCCACCTATAACAAG ATGCAGAACAAAGGTCTGTACAAAGCCATGGGAGAGCTGGACTTGTTCTTCAACCACATTGAGACATACTTGGCATCTAAACGAAGGAAACATTGATCACTGACAGTGCCACTAAGTTTAACCTTTATCACACTGACTGGGGTTGTGTTAATTGTTCTAAGTGTTACTTTAATGAAAAACAAAGATACAACTTTGTTCTTATCTATGGCTGCTTCTCTCTACCAGCATACAGCCAACCTCTTCTTTGTCTGA
- the dyrk3 gene encoding dual specificity tyrosine-phosphorylation-regulated kinase 3 isoform X2, producing MYSRKPEGPITAARHGDGLYDSYMRTDHLLKDEPDANSPSGLPPIPKHSVSNKGAMKDQVGVRGGQLKVKYLYEDSTYNRKINAVSTATAQNGTVTAQAPGKPAPVPSLSKERSVDSTGSSKGSTDSSGPRGTNGTLNGAVTGKLCGPLTPEQALRQYRSQLTPLEQTEIHSYPEIYFLGPNAKKRPAVAGGNNNGGFDDEQGGYIHVPHDHLAFRYEFLKVIGKGSFGQVAKVYDHKLQQHLALKMVRNEKRFHRQAQEEIRILEHLRKQDRTGTMNVVHMLENFTFRNHICMTFELLSMNLYELIKRNKFQGFSLPLVRKFAHSILQCLDALNRHRIIHCDLKPENILLKQQGRSGIKVIDFGSSCFEHQRVYTYIQSRFYRAPEVILGSRYGLPIDMWSFGCILAELLTGYPLFPGEDEGDQLACVMELLGMPPQKILEQAKRAKNFINSKGHPRYCGANTLPTGATVLTGARSRRGKMRGPPGSKEWSSALKGCEDPTFTDFIKKCLDWDPSSRLTPAQALRHPWLYRRLPKSLPVTEKSHGGVVKRLPEHHSTSFPSILAKGGPGLGTTTATNNKLRSNMMGDSGGSIPLRTVLPKLVS from the exons gTCAGTAACAAGGGGGCGATGAAGGATCAGGTGGGGGTCCGTGGAGGTCAGCTGAAGGTAAAGTACTTGTATGAGGACTCCACCTACAACCGCAAGATAAATGCTGTTTCCACGGCGACGGCTCAGAACGGGACTGTGACAGCCCAGGCTCCTGGTAAGCCGGCCCCGGTACCAAGCCTGTCCAAGGAGCGGAGTGTGGATAG CACGGGCTCCAGCAAGGGCTCCACAGACTCCTCGGGGCCCCGGGGGACCAATGGGACGTTGAACGGTGCTGTGACGGGGAAGCTGTGTGGGCCCCTGACCCCGGAGCAGGCCCTGAGACAGTACCGCTCCCAGCTGACCCCCCTGGAGCAGACTGAGATCCACTCCTACCCTGAGATTTACTTCCTGGGACCCAACGCCAAGAAGAGGCCAGCAGTCGCCGGGGGCAACAATAACGGAGGCTTCGACGACGAACAAGGGGGCTACATCCATGTTCCACACGACCACCTAGCCTTCCGCTACGAGTTCCTCAAG GTGATTGGGAAGGGCAGCTTCGGCCAGGTGGCCAAGGTCTACGACCACAAGCTGCAGCAGCACCTAGCCCTCAAGATGGTCCGCAACGAAAAGCGGTTCCACCGGCAAGCCCAGGAGGAGATCCGCATCCTGGAGCACCTGCGCAAGCAGGACCGCACCGGCACCATGAACGTGGTCCACATGCTGGAGAACTTCACCTTCAGGAACCACATCTGCATGACCTTTGAGCTGCTGAGCATGAACCTGTACGAGTTGATCAAGAGGAACAAGTTCCAgggcttctctctgcctctggtcaGAAAGTTCGCCCACTCCATCCTGCAGTGTCTGGATGCCCTGAACCGGCACAGGATCATCCACTGCGACCTGAAGCCAGAGAACATCCTTCTCAAGCAGCAGGGACGCAGTGGCATCAAG gtgATCGACTTTGGCTCCAGCTGCTTTGAGCACCAGCGGGTTTACACCTACATCCAGTCCCGGTTCTACCGGGCCCCCGAGGTGATCCTGGGCTCCCGCTACGGCCTGCCCATCGACATGTGGAGCTTCGGCTGCATCCTGGCCGAGCTGCTGACGGGCTACCccctgttccccggggaggacgagggggaCCAGCTGGCCTGCGTCATGGAGCTGCTGGGCATGCCTCCGCAGAAGATCCTTGAACAGGCCAAACGGGCCAAGAACTTCATCAACTCGAAGGGCCACCCGCGCTACTGCGGGGCCAACACTCTGCCGACGGGCGCCACCGTCCTGACGGGCGCCCGCTCCCGTCGAGGGAAGATGAGAGGCCCCCCGGGCAGCAAGGAGTGGAGCTCCGCCCTGAAGGGCTGCGAGGACCCCACCTTCACTGACTTCATTAAGAAGTGTCTGGACTGGGACCCCTCGTCCCGCCTCACGCCTGCCCAGGCCCTGCGCCATCCCTGGCTGTACCGCCGCCTGCCCAAGTCCCTGCCCGTGACGGAGAAGAGCCATGGGGGCGTGGTGAAGAGGCTGCCTGAGCACCACAgcacctccttcccctccatcctGGCCAAGGGGGGCCCTGGTCTGGGGACCACCACAGCCACCAACAACAAACTGAGGAGCAACATGATGGGAGACTCTGGGGGAAGCATACCCCTGCGCACCGTCCTGCCCAAGCTAGTCTCCTAG
- the dyrk3 gene encoding dual specificity tyrosine-phosphorylation-regulated kinase 3 isoform X1 — protein sequence MMILSRKPEGPITAARHGDGLYDSYMRTDHLLKDEPDANSPSGLPPIPKHSVSNKGAMKDQVGVRGGQLKVKYLYEDSTYNRKINAVSTATAQNGTVTAQAPGKPAPVPSLSKERSVDSTGSSKGSTDSSGPRGTNGTLNGAVTGKLCGPLTPEQALRQYRSQLTPLEQTEIHSYPEIYFLGPNAKKRPAVAGGNNNGGFDDEQGGYIHVPHDHLAFRYEFLKVIGKGSFGQVAKVYDHKLQQHLALKMVRNEKRFHRQAQEEIRILEHLRKQDRTGTMNVVHMLENFTFRNHICMTFELLSMNLYELIKRNKFQGFSLPLVRKFAHSILQCLDALNRHRIIHCDLKPENILLKQQGRSGIKVIDFGSSCFEHQRVYTYIQSRFYRAPEVILGSRYGLPIDMWSFGCILAELLTGYPLFPGEDEGDQLACVMELLGMPPQKILEQAKRAKNFINSKGHPRYCGANTLPTGATVLTGARSRRGKMRGPPGSKEWSSALKGCEDPTFTDFIKKCLDWDPSSRLTPAQALRHPWLYRRLPKSLPVTEKSHGGVVKRLPEHHSTSFPSILAKGGPGLGTTTATNNKLRSNMMGDSGGSIPLRTVLPKLVS from the exons gTCAGTAACAAGGGGGCGATGAAGGATCAGGTGGGGGTCCGTGGAGGTCAGCTGAAGGTAAAGTACTTGTATGAGGACTCCACCTACAACCGCAAGATAAATGCTGTTTCCACGGCGACGGCTCAGAACGGGACTGTGACAGCCCAGGCTCCTGGTAAGCCGGCCCCGGTACCAAGCCTGTCCAAGGAGCGGAGTGTGGATAG CACGGGCTCCAGCAAGGGCTCCACAGACTCCTCGGGGCCCCGGGGGACCAATGGGACGTTGAACGGTGCTGTGACGGGGAAGCTGTGTGGGCCCCTGACCCCGGAGCAGGCCCTGAGACAGTACCGCTCCCAGCTGACCCCCCTGGAGCAGACTGAGATCCACTCCTACCCTGAGATTTACTTCCTGGGACCCAACGCCAAGAAGAGGCCAGCAGTCGCCGGGGGCAACAATAACGGAGGCTTCGACGACGAACAAGGGGGCTACATCCATGTTCCACACGACCACCTAGCCTTCCGCTACGAGTTCCTCAAG GTGATTGGGAAGGGCAGCTTCGGCCAGGTGGCCAAGGTCTACGACCACAAGCTGCAGCAGCACCTAGCCCTCAAGATGGTCCGCAACGAAAAGCGGTTCCACCGGCAAGCCCAGGAGGAGATCCGCATCCTGGAGCACCTGCGCAAGCAGGACCGCACCGGCACCATGAACGTGGTCCACATGCTGGAGAACTTCACCTTCAGGAACCACATCTGCATGACCTTTGAGCTGCTGAGCATGAACCTGTACGAGTTGATCAAGAGGAACAAGTTCCAgggcttctctctgcctctggtcaGAAAGTTCGCCCACTCCATCCTGCAGTGTCTGGATGCCCTGAACCGGCACAGGATCATCCACTGCGACCTGAAGCCAGAGAACATCCTTCTCAAGCAGCAGGGACGCAGTGGCATCAAG gtgATCGACTTTGGCTCCAGCTGCTTTGAGCACCAGCGGGTTTACACCTACATCCAGTCCCGGTTCTACCGGGCCCCCGAGGTGATCCTGGGCTCCCGCTACGGCCTGCCCATCGACATGTGGAGCTTCGGCTGCATCCTGGCCGAGCTGCTGACGGGCTACCccctgttccccggggaggacgagggggaCCAGCTGGCCTGCGTCATGGAGCTGCTGGGCATGCCTCCGCAGAAGATCCTTGAACAGGCCAAACGGGCCAAGAACTTCATCAACTCGAAGGGCCACCCGCGCTACTGCGGGGCCAACACTCTGCCGACGGGCGCCACCGTCCTGACGGGCGCCCGCTCCCGTCGAGGGAAGATGAGAGGCCCCCCGGGCAGCAAGGAGTGGAGCTCCGCCCTGAAGGGCTGCGAGGACCCCACCTTCACTGACTTCATTAAGAAGTGTCTGGACTGGGACCCCTCGTCCCGCCTCACGCCTGCCCAGGCCCTGCGCCATCCCTGGCTGTACCGCCGCCTGCCCAAGTCCCTGCCCGTGACGGAGAAGAGCCATGGGGGCGTGGTGAAGAGGCTGCCTGAGCACCACAgcacctccttcccctccatcctGGCCAAGGGGGGCCCTGGTCTGGGGACCACCACAGCCACCAACAACAAACTGAGGAGCAACATGATGGGAGACTCTGGGGGAAGCATACCCCTGCGCACCGTCCTGCCCAAGCTAGTCTCCTAG
- the mapkapk2a gene encoding MAP kinase-activated protein kinase 2, which translates to MLSNSQNQPLFPTPQGQQNSVGQQNAGQLQFHVRPTLQIKKNAITDDYKVTSQVLGLGINGKVLEIFHKKNGDKYALKMLQDCAKGRREVELHWRASPCSNIVRIIDVFENLYQGKKCLLIIMECMDGGELFSRIQDRGDQAFTEREASDIMKSIGEAIQFLHATNIAHRDVKPENLLYSSKRPNPLLKLTDFGFAKETTSHNSLATPCYTPYYVAPEVLGPEKYDKSCDMWSLGVIMYILLCGYPPFYSNHGLAISPGMKTRIRNGQYEFPNPEWGDVSEEAKQLISALLKTEPTQRMTITEFMNHPWINQSMEVPQTPLHTSRVLKEEKDAWEDVKEEMTSALATMRVDYEQIKIKTIQDSTNPLLMKRRKKANKDSDTQTPAH; encoded by the exons ATGTTATCGAATTCTCAGAACCAGCCGCTGTTCCCTACCCCACAGGGGCAGCAGAACTCGGTAGGGCAACAGAACGCAGGGCAGTTACAGTTCCACGTCAGACCGACTCTGCAGATAAAAAAGAACGCCATAACGGATGATTACAAGGTCACAAGTCAGGTACTGGGTCTGGGCATAAATGGCAAGGTACTCGAGATTTTTCACAAGAAAAATGGAGACAAGTACGCTCTAAAG ATGCTGCAGGACTGTGCCAAGGGTCGCAGGGAGGTGGAGCTACACTGGAGAGCATCACCCTGCTCCAACATCGTACGGATCATCGATGTCTTTGAAAACCTCTACCAGGGCAAAAAGTGTCTGCTCATTATTATGGAATG catgGATGGGGGAGAGCTGTTTAGTCGTATCCAGGACAGAGGTGACCAGGCCTTcacagagagag AGGCGTCTGACATCATGAAGAGTATAGGAGAGGCCATCCAGTTCCTGCACGCCACAAACATTGCACACAGGGATGTCAAG CCAGAGAATCTGCTCTACAGCTCTAAGAGGCCCAATCCACTGCTCAAACTGACAGACTTTGGTTTCGCCAAAGAGACCACCTCACACAACTCTCTGGCCACTCCCTGCTACACACCCTACTACGTGG CGCCTGAGGTCCTGGGTCCAGAAAAATACGACAAGTCATGTGATATGTGGTCATTGGGTGTCATCATGTATATTCT CCTGTGTGGCTATCCTCCATTCTACTCTAACCACGGCCTGGCTATCTCACCTGGGATGAAGACGAGGATACGCAACGGCCAGTATGAGTTCCCCAACCCGGAATGGGGTGATGTctcagaggagg ccaagCAGCTGATTAGCGCCCTACTGAAGACAGAGCCCACCCAGAGGATGACCATCACAGAGTTCATGAACCACCCCTGGATCAAT CAGTCCATGGAAGTCCCTCAGACTCCCCTTCACACAAGTCGTGtcctgaaggaggagaaggacgctTGGGAGGACGTGAAG gAGGAAATGACAAGCGCCTTGGCAACTATGAGGGTGGACTACGAGCAAATCAAAATCAAGACCATCCAGGACTCAACCAATCCCCTGCTCATGAAAAGGAGGAAAAAGGCTAATAAAGACTCTGACACACAGACGCCAGCTCACTGA
- the dyrk3 gene encoding dual specificity tyrosine-phosphorylation-regulated kinase 3 isoform X3 → MYRKPEGPITAARHGDGLYDSYMRTDHLLKDEPDANSPSGLPPIPKHSVSNKGAMKDQVGVRGGQLKVKYLYEDSTYNRKINAVSTATAQNGTVTAQAPGKPAPVPSLSKERSVDSTGSSKGSTDSSGPRGTNGTLNGAVTGKLCGPLTPEQALRQYRSQLTPLEQTEIHSYPEIYFLGPNAKKRPAVAGGNNNGGFDDEQGGYIHVPHDHLAFRYEFLKVIGKGSFGQVAKVYDHKLQQHLALKMVRNEKRFHRQAQEEIRILEHLRKQDRTGTMNVVHMLENFTFRNHICMTFELLSMNLYELIKRNKFQGFSLPLVRKFAHSILQCLDALNRHRIIHCDLKPENILLKQQGRSGIKVIDFGSSCFEHQRVYTYIQSRFYRAPEVILGSRYGLPIDMWSFGCILAELLTGYPLFPGEDEGDQLACVMELLGMPPQKILEQAKRAKNFINSKGHPRYCGANTLPTGATVLTGARSRRGKMRGPPGSKEWSSALKGCEDPTFTDFIKKCLDWDPSSRLTPAQALRHPWLYRRLPKSLPVTEKSHGGVVKRLPEHHSTSFPSILAKGGPGLGTTTATNNKLRSNMMGDSGGSIPLRTVLPKLVS, encoded by the exons gTCAGTAACAAGGGGGCGATGAAGGATCAGGTGGGGGTCCGTGGAGGTCAGCTGAAGGTAAAGTACTTGTATGAGGACTCCACCTACAACCGCAAGATAAATGCTGTTTCCACGGCGACGGCTCAGAACGGGACTGTGACAGCCCAGGCTCCTGGTAAGCCGGCCCCGGTACCAAGCCTGTCCAAGGAGCGGAGTGTGGATAG CACGGGCTCCAGCAAGGGCTCCACAGACTCCTCGGGGCCCCGGGGGACCAATGGGACGTTGAACGGTGCTGTGACGGGGAAGCTGTGTGGGCCCCTGACCCCGGAGCAGGCCCTGAGACAGTACCGCTCCCAGCTGACCCCCCTGGAGCAGACTGAGATCCACTCCTACCCTGAGATTTACTTCCTGGGACCCAACGCCAAGAAGAGGCCAGCAGTCGCCGGGGGCAACAATAACGGAGGCTTCGACGACGAACAAGGGGGCTACATCCATGTTCCACACGACCACCTAGCCTTCCGCTACGAGTTCCTCAAG GTGATTGGGAAGGGCAGCTTCGGCCAGGTGGCCAAGGTCTACGACCACAAGCTGCAGCAGCACCTAGCCCTCAAGATGGTCCGCAACGAAAAGCGGTTCCACCGGCAAGCCCAGGAGGAGATCCGCATCCTGGAGCACCTGCGCAAGCAGGACCGCACCGGCACCATGAACGTGGTCCACATGCTGGAGAACTTCACCTTCAGGAACCACATCTGCATGACCTTTGAGCTGCTGAGCATGAACCTGTACGAGTTGATCAAGAGGAACAAGTTCCAgggcttctctctgcctctggtcaGAAAGTTCGCCCACTCCATCCTGCAGTGTCTGGATGCCCTGAACCGGCACAGGATCATCCACTGCGACCTGAAGCCAGAGAACATCCTTCTCAAGCAGCAGGGACGCAGTGGCATCAAG gtgATCGACTTTGGCTCCAGCTGCTTTGAGCACCAGCGGGTTTACACCTACATCCAGTCCCGGTTCTACCGGGCCCCCGAGGTGATCCTGGGCTCCCGCTACGGCCTGCCCATCGACATGTGGAGCTTCGGCTGCATCCTGGCCGAGCTGCTGACGGGCTACCccctgttccccggggaggacgagggggaCCAGCTGGCCTGCGTCATGGAGCTGCTGGGCATGCCTCCGCAGAAGATCCTTGAACAGGCCAAACGGGCCAAGAACTTCATCAACTCGAAGGGCCACCCGCGCTACTGCGGGGCCAACACTCTGCCGACGGGCGCCACCGTCCTGACGGGCGCCCGCTCCCGTCGAGGGAAGATGAGAGGCCCCCCGGGCAGCAAGGAGTGGAGCTCCGCCCTGAAGGGCTGCGAGGACCCCACCTTCACTGACTTCATTAAGAAGTGTCTGGACTGGGACCCCTCGTCCCGCCTCACGCCTGCCCAGGCCCTGCGCCATCCCTGGCTGTACCGCCGCCTGCCCAAGTCCCTGCCCGTGACGGAGAAGAGCCATGGGGGCGTGGTGAAGAGGCTGCCTGAGCACCACAgcacctccttcccctccatcctGGCCAAGGGGGGCCCTGGTCTGGGGACCACCACAGCCACCAACAACAAACTGAGGAGCAACATGATGGGAGACTCTGGGGGAAGCATACCCCTGCGCACCGTCCTGCCCAAGCTAGTCTCCTAG